The DNA window ATGTCAAGATATTTCGGTGATTCCCGGAGTGTTTATTCGCTGGGTGACGGCCCTGTGACGGCCCTGTGACAGACCGACAAACTCGCCTATAATAAAAGTATGGCAACAATCTCCAAATCACTGGGCACGGAATTGGACCTGCAACAGGCTCGCGACAGCATCGACACCCTGTGGGAGGACTCGATCCTCCCGCAACTCGTGGAATATATCCGCATTCCGGCGAAATCAGTCGATTTCGACCCGGATTGGAAGGCCCACGGGCATATCGACGCGGCCATCGATCTGGCCGAAAAATGGTCTCGCGCGCACGCGCCGAAAGGCGCCAGCGTCGAGGTCGTACGCACCGGCGAGCGCTCGCCGATCCTGTTGATCGAGGCGCCGGCGACGATGGGACCGCCAGCAGGCGATCCTGCGGCCCCGACCGTCCTTCTCTACGGGCATCTCGACAAGCAACCCGAGATGGAAGGCTGGGAAGAAGACCTCGGCCCCTGGAAACCCGTTTTGCGCGACGGCAAGCTCTATGGTCGTGGCGGCGCGGATGACGGCTACGCGGTCTTTGCTTCGCTGGCCGCATTGCGCGCACTCGATGAGCAAGGCATCCCGCGCGGGCGGGCCGTCGTCCTGATCGAATGCAGCGAAGAAAGCGGCAGCCCGGATCTGCCCGCCTATGTCGAGGACCTGCAGGATCGCATCGGCCAGCCCGATCTGGTCGTCTGCCTCGATTCGGGTTGCGGAGATTACGACCGGCTTTGGCATACGACGTCGTTGCGTGGCGTGATGGTAGGCGAGCTCACCGTCGAGATCCTCCGCGAAGGCGTGCATTCCGGGGATGCCAGCGGCGTTGTGCCGTCGAGCTTCCGGATTGTTCGGGCTCTGCTCGATCGACTCGAAAATAGCGTCACGGGCGAGGTGAAGCCCGAGATCCTGCACGCGGAGATCCCGGCCCAGCGCCGCGAGCAGGCAGCCCGCGCAGCCGAAGTTCTGGGCGACGCGGTTTTTGATAAATTCCCCTGGGTCGACGGCGCAGGCCCGGCCCCGGTCGAGCGCGTGGACCTCGTGCTCGCGCGGACCTGGAAGCCGACGGTCTCGGTGACGGGCGCGTCCGGTTTGCCGCCGAGCAACAACGCGGGCAACGTCCTGCGGCCGCGCACCACGGTGAAGCTATCGCTGCGCCTGCCGCCCACGGTTGATCCGGTCGCGGCAACCCTGGCGGTGAAAGAGATTCTCGAAGCGGATCCGCCCTACGGCGCCAAGGTGAGCTTTACCGCCGGTGGCGAAGGCGGTTGGGAGGCCCCGGCGCTGGCTCCCTGGCTTGGCGAGGCTCTCGATCAGGTCTCGGACGATTGGTTCGGCCAGCCGTCAGTGGCGATGGGCGAGGGTGGTTCGATCCCGTTTATGGGCATGCTCGGTGAGCAGTTCCCCGACGCGCAATTTGTCATCACCGGTGTGCTCGGGCCGCATTCCAATGCGCATGGCCCCAACGAGTTTCTCGAGATTCATACGGCACGCCGGCTGACCGGTTGTGTGGCCCAGCTGTTGTCGATCCACGCCAGCCGCTGAAGATCCAGCGGACTTCCTGAACCCGGGCGAGGAAATCCGGCCTGCTGCGGCAGGCGCGGATTGCTTCCCGGGACCGAGATTTGGAACCTCGGATCGCTCGGGACAGCCTCGGACATCTTCGTGCAGCTTCGTACAGCCGCCGTCGGCTTGGGACAGCCCGTTTGCGCTCTCGCGAATGGATGCGCCCCTGGAGAGGGGAAGCACCGGACCGATCGGGGGCGAACGATCCGGTGCTCCGGAAAGGGATGGGGGTGAGCGAATTCTCGACCCCGCATCCCGGAACCACACGCACCATGTGGTGCAGCGGCGAGATTTCTCCCTCGCCGCTGCGAGCCCGGCCGGTTTACATGGCGGCCGTCTGGGCCCGGATCTGACGGAAGTCCTCAAGTCCGACCGGCGCGGGCTGTGTGACTGCGCGCCTCTGCTCCATCTCGATTCGCTCGAGGCTTTGCATGGCCAGCTTGCTGGGCTTCGTGTGCCCGTTTTCCCAACGATTCACGGTCGAGACCGTGACGCCGAGCTGGTGGGCCAACTCCTCCTGAGTCATGGTCATTTTGCGACGAAATTCTCGGATTTCTTCTCCTGATTTTTCTACCATTGTCTTGCCCTTTTCCTTTCTGCGGCTGAACCGCATGAGCGTGTTGGTCTCTTTCTATTGCAAAGGGCTTGCCAACCTTCGTGCCGTGGAAAGTGCTGTAAATACGGACACCCGACAACGCAGCCGCGCAGCGCACGTGACACAGCCTGTGCTTTCCGCGGAACACCTGTCGCGCCAGTGTGACGCTCAAGGCACAGTTTCACTGGCGGCAGTCGTCCGCACGCCGGACCCATGCCAGGCACGAGCAGTCATGGACGAGTCAGATCTCCATCGGCGGCAAGCGCGTCGCTCAAGCCGGTTGCCTGCGCGTGGGCAGAACTTGTGACCTGATAACCGCCGCAGGGCCCAGCATCGGTTGCGACCGGCGCAGAAAAGGCCGCGACGAGACGTCGCGGCCTTTTGCTCGGAGCCTCTCGCGCGATCGGCGAGAGATGTCGAAAATGCGATCCTCAGGCCGCCAGCAGCGACCGGGCGATCTGCGAGATCTGGATCTCGTCGGTGCCGGCATAGATCTGCAGGACCTTGGCGTCGCGGCAAAGCTGCTCGACATGGAACTCGGCCATATACCCGTTACCGCCGTAGAGCTGGACGGCTTCGAGGGCCACATTCATTGCGGCGCGGGCTGCATACAATTTGCAGGCCGATGCCTCAGCCATGCTCGAGGGCTTGCCGAGTGCGGCGCGCTCGATCTGCGAGAAGACCAGCTGCTGGAGGTTCATGCGTGCGACCTCCAT is part of the Candidatus Binatia bacterium genome and encodes:
- a CDS encoding M20 family metallopeptidase, with the protein product MATISKSLGTELDLQQARDSIDTLWEDSILPQLVEYIRIPAKSVDFDPDWKAHGHIDAAIDLAEKWSRAHAPKGASVEVVRTGERSPILLIEAPATMGPPAGDPAAPTVLLYGHLDKQPEMEGWEEDLGPWKPVLRDGKLYGRGGADDGYAVFASLAALRALDEQGIPRGRAVVLIECSEESGSPDLPAYVEDLQDRIGQPDLVVCLDSGCGDYDRLWHTTSLRGVMVGELTVEILREGVHSGDASGVVPSSFRIVRALLDRLENSVTGEVKPEILHAEIPAQRREQAARAAEVLGDAVFDKFPWVDGAGPAPVERVDLVLARTWKPTVSVTGASGLPPSNNAGNVLRPRTTVKLSLRLPPTVDPVAATLAVKEILEADPPYGAKVSFTAGGEGGWEAPALAPWLGEALDQVSDDWFGQPSVAMGEGGSIPFMGMLGEQFPDAQFVITGVLGPHSNAHGPNEFLEIHTARRLTGCVAQLLSIHASR
- a CDS encoding helix-turn-helix transcriptional regulator encodes the protein MVEKSGEEIREFRRKMTMTQEELAHQLGVTVSTVNRWENGHTKPSKLAMQSLERIEMEQRRAVTQPAPVGLEDFRQIRAQTAAM